From a single Lolium rigidum isolate FL_2022 chromosome 7, APGP_CSIRO_Lrig_0.1, whole genome shotgun sequence genomic region:
- the LOC124678387 gene encoding probable carboxylesterase 15: protein MSPEPPFVVEDCRGTLQLMSDGTVRRSAELPAVFLVDVPDGDLGVEWRDVTYNQEHDLNARLYQPRHLGAANDARLPVVAYFHGGGFCIGSGRWPCFHAWCLRLASELPAVVLSFDYRLAPEHRLPAAQEDGATAMSWLRSAAASDPWLAGAADFSRVFVAGDSAGGNIAHHVAARFGKTGLSPPVRLRGSVLLMPAMAGETRTRAELECPPDAFLTSKMSDTYIRLMLPDGATRDHPAINLTGPEAPGLEAVAMGPILVVAAEHDIFRDRNTHYAKRMKEWGKEVELVELAGAQHVFFVVNPWTERADELVQLVKKFVVDHMDTE from the coding sequence ATGTCGCCGGAGCCCCCGTTCGTGGTGGAGGACTGCCGGGGCACGCTCCAGCTGATGAGCGACGGAACTGTGCGGCGCAGCGCGGAGCTGCCGGCGGTATTCTTGGTGGACGTCCCCGACGGCGACCTTGGCGTGGAGTGGAGGGACGTCACGTACAACcaggagcacgacctcaacgcgcgCCTCTACCAGCCGCGGCACCTGGGCGCGGCCAACGACGCGCGCCTCCCCGTCGTGGCCTACTTCCACGGCGGCGGCTTCTGCATCGGCTCCGGCCGCTGGCCCTGCTTCCACGCCTGGTGCCTCCGCCTCGCCTCGGAGCTCCCAGCCGTCGTGCTCTCCTTCGACTACCGCCTCGCCCCCGAGCACCGCCTTCCCGCGGCGCAGGAGGACGGCGCCACGGCCATGTCCTGGCTCCGTTCGGCCGCCGCCTCGGACCCctggctcgccggcgccgccgactTCTCCCGCGTATTCGTCGCCGGAGACTCCGCCGGCGGAAACATCGCCCACCACGTCGCGGCCAGGTTCGGCAAGACGGGCCTCAGCCCGCCCGTCCGCCTCCGCGGGAGCGTGCTCCTCATGCCAGCCATGGCCGGCGAGACCCGCACGCGCGCCGAGCTGGAGTGCCCGCCCGACGCCTTCCTGACCAGCAAGATGAGCGACACGTACATCCGGCTCATGCTTCCCGACGGCGCGACGAGGGATCACCCGGCGATAAATCTCACCGGGCCGGAGGCACCGGGGCTGGAGGCCGTGGCGATGGGGCCCATTCTCGTCGTCGCGGCGGAGCACGACATCTTCCGGGACCGGAACACGCACTACGCGAAGCGGATGAAGGAGTGGGGGAAGGAAGTGGAGCTCGTGGAGTTGGCCGGCGCGCAGCACGTCTTCTTCGTGGTGAACCCGTGGACGGAGCGCGCCGACGAGCTGGTACAGCTTGTCAAGAAGTTTGTGGTCGATCACATGGACACGGAGTAG